GCCGGTGAGGGCGACGAAGACCGTGGCGAGCACCGCGGCGATGGCGAACGCCGTGAAGCCCCGGCTCTCGGACTTGGCCGCGACGAGCTGACCGCCGAGCCACGGTCCGAACACGGCGCCGAAGCGGCCGACGCCGGAGACCCAGCCCACGGCGGTGGCACGGTTGTCGTCGCCGGAGCGGCCTGCGACCGTCGCGTAGATCATGGCCTGGGCGCTGAAGAGGAACAGGCCGGTCAGGAACACCACGACGTAGGTGAGCGGCAGCGTCATGTGGATGCCGAGCAGATGGACGCCGAGGGCGGTGGCCGCGAACCAGACGGTGGCGACGCGCGCACCGCCGAAGTGGTCGGAGAAGCGGCCGGCGATCAGCATGCCCGCGATGCCGCCGAGGTTGATGACGACGACGAACGAGAGCGAGGAGCCCAGTTCGTAGCCCGCGCCGCGCATCATGGTGGGCAGCCAGTTGCTGACGCCGTAGACGAGCAGCAGGCCGCAGAACGAGGCCAGCCAGAACAGCAGCGTGGTGCGCCACAGGCCGCCGCGGAACAGGGCGACGACGGCGCTCCAGCGGTCCCCGGCCGCGGGGCGCTCCGCCGCGGGGCCGGGCAGTTCGACGTCGTAGCGCTCGGCGAGCGCGCGGGCTTCCCGAGTGCGCCCCTTGGCGACCAGGAAGTTCAGCGACTCGGGGAGGTACGTGGCGATCAGCGGGACACCGATGAGCAGCGGGACCACACAGATCCAGTAGGCGACGCGCCACCGGCCGGCGCCGGTGGTCCACAGGCCGACGAAGCCTGCCAGGATGCCGCCTGCCTGGTGGGCGGTCATCAGCGTGCCGACTATCAGAGCGCGGCGGCCACGCGGGGCGTACTCGGCGACCATCGTGATCGTGGTGGGGAGCAGACCGCCGAGTCCGAGACCCGCGATGAACCGGCCGAGTCCGAAGACACCGAGGCTGGGGGCGACGGCGCAGAGGGCGGACGCGAGCGAGAAGACCGCTGTGCAGGTGATGATCACCTTCTTGCGGCCGACCTGCCCCTTGGCACGCTCGTCCCGGGTCCATGTGATCAGGGGCCAGTCGGGGGCCAGTACGAGACGGGTGAGCGGGTTGCACAGCTCGATGCGGTTGCCGCCCGGCTCGTAGACGTAGAGGAAGAACGTCTGCTGGATGGCGTGCTTGTGCGGGCCCGTCTCGATGAACACACCGGTGTCGAGGGCGAGGTCGGCGGCGCGCAGGATGTCCTCGCGAGTGTCGGTCGCGAACGCGATGTGGTGCAGCCGCCCGCGCGAGCCCGTCCAGTCCTCGGTGTAGACGACGTCGTACGACTTGTTCGTGAACGTCAGCCACTTCGCGGCGATCCGGCCGCCGTCGAGCTGGATCTGCTCGGTCGGCCGGGCGCCCAGGAGGTGCTGGTGGAAGTCGGCGTTGGCGGCGACGTCGGCGGCCAGGTAGTTCACATGGTCCAGGCGGCGTACGCCCACCCCGTGACCGGGCTTGGCCTGGGGCTGGTTCTTCAGCCCCGGCTTCAGCTCGTCCGGGGCCTGGTACCACTCGGACTCCCAGTACAGGGCCAGTTCGTGGCCGTCGGGGTCGGTGGTGACGTACAGCGGGCCGAGGCCCGGCTCGTCCTCGGTCCAGCGGCCCTGGTGACCGGCGGCCTCCAGTTCCCTGACCCTCCGCTGCAGGGCCTTCTCGCTGGAGGCGCGCAGGGCCGTGCGGCGCAGACCGGAGGTCTGGTGCGCGGTGAGGACGAGGCTGTGGTGCTCGTAGTCGTCCCAGGTCCGCAGGTAGACCGAGTCACCGCTGCGGCCGTTGACCGTCAGACCGAGGTAGTCGGTGAAGAACCGCAGACTTCCGTCCAGGTCCGGAGTGAGCAGGCCGGGGGAAGACCGTACCGTCGAAGATCTTGCGCGCGGTGCGGACGACGGCGGTACGGCGGGCCACGGGGGCGGCCCCAGGGGTGCCGTCGTCGATCTCGCTCTCGATGTCGAGGAATCCGGTGGGATGCTCGATGCGCAGCCGTCCGCCGTTGTCGGGAAGACGGGCGATGTCCTGGCCGACGCCGCCGTGGACGCGCAGCCCGGCGGCGACACTGGCGGCTCCCAGGACACCGATGGCGGTGTGGCAGCGGACCGGGATGAAGGTGCGGGTCATGACCGCGCCGCCGTTCGCGGGCGGTGCCAGCAGGCTGAGCTTGGGCACGGTCGTCTCGCTGACGTCGCCCAGGCCCATCAGCAGGCCCGCCTCCAGGCGGATCCGCTGGAGCCGGTCGCGCAGGGTCAGGTCCTCCTCCAGGTCCCGCGGCCTCTCGTAGCCGGTGACCTGCAGGGAGGAGGCGGCGAACAGCACGGTCGGCATGCCGTTGTCCACGCAGGTCACCGGCGTGTCCGCGACGAGGTCCCGGGCGTGCCCGGTGGGCAGCAGGGGGTTGCTTCCCCGCTCGAACTCGATCACCACGGGTGCGGCGGTGCCCGGCACACCCGAGATCTCGGCCGGCCCCGTGTAGGAGACTCGCCGGTCAGGCGTGGGAAAAGTGGCGGTGGCGTGGTCACCGCTGTTGACCATTCGGATCCGTACCGAGGTGTGCCCGTCCCGGCCGGTGACCAGACCGCGTTCGACGGCGAACGGGCCGACCCCCGCGAGGAGGTTGCCGCAGTTCTGCCGGTCGGAGACCTCGGCCCGGTCCACTCCCACCTGGAGGAAGAGGTAGTCGACCTCCGCGTCGGGGCTCTCGGAGCGGGAGACCACCGCGACCTTGCTGGTGAGCGGGTGCGCTCCGCCGAGTCCGTCGATCTGCCGGGGGTCGGGGCTGCCCACGACCCGCAGCAGCAGGTCGTCGCGCGCCCCGGCGTCGGCCGGCAGGTCCTCGGCCAGGAAGTAGGCGCCCTTCGAGGTCCCACCGCGCATCAGCATGCAGCGCAGCTCCTCGTCGGCGCTCATGACGGGGAACCGTTGCGTTCGTACTCGTCGTAGGCCTGGTAGCGCACCCCGAGCCGTACAAGGGTCTCGCGCAGGCCGTAGCGGTCCAGGCCCAACCGGCCCTCGGCGAAGGCGGCCCGGGAGGCTTCCTCCTTGGCGGTGCGCGCCTTCGCCGCCTTGACGGCCGTACCGGCCCGCTCGCGGGGTACGCACACCACGCCGTCGTCGTCGGCGACGATGACGTCACCGGGGCGGACGACCTGTCCGCCGAGCACGACGGGTACGTTCACCGAGCCGGCCGTGGCCTTGACCGTGCCCTGGGCGCAGACGGCCCTCGACCAGACGGGGAAGCCCATGGCCCGCAGGTCGGCGGTGTCGCGCACCCCGGCGTCGATGATCAGGCCGCGCACCCCGCGGTACTGGAGCGCGGTGGCGAAGAGGTCGCCGAACATGCCGTCGGTGGACGGCGAGGTGGTGGTCACGACGAGGATGTCGCCCTCGTGGCACTGCTCGACCGCCGCGTGGATCATGAGGTTGTCGCCGGGCCGGCACAGAGCGGTGACCGCGGTGCCCGCGATGCGCACGTCCTGCTGGACGGGCCGGAACCCGGGACCGAGACTGCCGGTTCGGCCCATGCCCTCGTGGACGGTGGCCACGCCGTAGCCGCCGAGTGCCTCGACGTCCTCTGCATGGGCGCGCGGCGGGTTGGTGACGATCAGGCCGCTCATGCCAGCTCCTCCGTGACCTGCGGGTAGGGACGCATGTAGGCCTCGCCGTAGGTGGCGTGCGACAGGCCGAGGTGGGGGCCCGCGTTGCGCTTGAGCTGTACGCCGCGCCTCTTGCCCAGGTCGGTGTAGTAGTCCCACAGGTGCTGCTGGGCGGCGAGGCACTCCATGGCCTTGCGCTTGGTCTCCCAGACCGGGGTGATGTCGAGGAGTACCTCGGGCCGGAAGGCGCACATCTCCGGCTGGTGCGGCTCGAAGAAGAACACCGGCGGGGCTCCGATGATCTCGCCCTCGGAGGGATAGCCGATGGCCTGGGCGAGGACCCGGGCGTCCAGGGCCACGCGGGCAGCCGCCGGGTGGTCACCGTTGTAGGGATCGTCCAAGGGGTGGGTGAGCACCACGTCGGGCTGGGTGTC
This portion of the Streptomyces mirabilis genome encodes:
- a CDS encoding 4-carboxy-4-hydroxy-2-oxoadipate aldolase/oxaloacetate decarboxylase translates to MSGLIVTNPPRAHAEDVEALGGYGVATVHEGMGRTGSLGPGFRPVQQDVRIAGTAVTALCRPGDNLMIHAAVEQCHEGDILVVTTTSPSTDGMFGDLFATALQYRGVRGLIIDAGVRDTADLRAMGFPVWSRAVCAQGTVKATAGSVNVPVVLGGQVVRPGDVIVADDDGVVCVPRERAGTAVKAAKARTAKEEASRAAFAEGRLGLDRYGLRETLVRLGVRYQAYDEYERNGSPS
- a CDS encoding PIG-L deacetylase family protein, which produces MTHGKAHTTPRSTLVITAHAGDFVWRAGGAIALAASRGEKVTIACLTYGERGESAKAWREGNSLEEIKEIRRAEAEAAASTLGARVRFLDVGDYPLLVTQELTDQLVRIYRDTQPDVVLTHPLDDPYNGDHPAAARVALDARVLAQAIGYPSEGEIIGAPPVFFFEPHQPEMCAFRPEVLLDITPVWETKRKAMECLAAQQHLWDYYTDLGKRRGVQLKRNAGPHLGLSHATYGEAYMRPYPQVTEELA
- a CDS encoding MFS transporter, which codes for MLTPDLDGSLRFFTDYLGLTVNGRSGDSVYLRTWDDYEHHSLVLTAHQTSGLRRTALRASSEKALQRRVRELEAAGHQGRWTEDEPGLGPLYVTTDPDGHELALYWESEWYQAPDELKPGLKNQPQAKPGHGVGVRRLDHVNYLAADVAANADFHQHLLGARPTEQIQLDGGRIAAKWLTFTNKSYDVVYTEDWTGSRGRLHHIAFATDTREDILRAADLALDTGVFIETGPHKHAIQQTFFLYVYEPGGNRIELCNPLTRLVLAPDWPLITWTRDERAKGQVGRKKVIITCTAVFSLASALCAVAPSLGVFGLGRFIAGLGLGGLLPTTITMVAEYAPRGRRALIVGTLMTAHQAGGILAGFVGLWTTGAGRWRVAYWICVVPLLIGVPLIATYLPESLNFLVAKGRTREARALAERYDVELPGPAAERPAAGDRWSAVVALFRGGLWRTTLLFWLASFCGLLLVYGVSNWLPTMMRGAGYELGSSLSFVVVINLGGIAGMLIAGRFSDHFGGARVATVWFAATALGVHLLGIHMTLPLTYVVVFLTGLFLFSAQAMIYATVAGRSGDDNRATAVGWVSGVGRFGAVFGPWLGGQLVAAKSESRGFTAFAIAAVLATVFVALTGLRGPQQTPRRDAAQQLTTTG
- a CDS encoding 4-oxalomesaconate tautomerase, translating into MSADEELRCMLMRGGTSKGAYFLAEDLPADAGARDDLLLRVVGSPDPRQIDGLGGAHPLTSKVAVVSRSESPDAEVDYLFLQVGVDRAEVSDRQNCGNLLAGVGPFAVERGLVTGRDGHTSVRIRMVNSGDHATATFPTPDRRVSYTGPAEISGVPGTAAPVVIEFERGSNPLLPTGHARDLVADTPVTCVDNGMPTVLFAASSLQVTGYERPRDLEEDLTLRDRLQRIRLEAGLLMGLGDVSETTVPKLSLLAPPANGGAVMTRTFIPVRCHTAIGVLGAASVAAGLRVHGGVGQDIARLPDNGGRLRIEHPTGFLDIESEIDDGTPGAAPVARRTAVVRTARKIFDGTVFPRPAHSGPGRKSAVLHRLPRSDGQRPQR